A window from Listeria seeligeri serovar 1/2b str. SLCC3954 encodes these proteins:
- the pyrE gene encoding orotate phosphoribosyltransferase, with protein sequence MSTEKQVAEQLLEIKAVFLKPNDPFTWASGIKSPIYCDNRLTLGFPKVRQFIAAALAEKIKEDFGDVDVIAGTATAGIPHAAWVSDLLDLPMVYVRSKAKEHGKGNQIEGPIFKGQKVVVIEDLISTGGSSLKAVEALEQAGAEVLGIAAIFTYGLEKGNKLLAEANTKLVTLTNYDELIEVALTKNYVSKEDMQTLKEWKQNPETWGK encoded by the coding sequence ATGAGTACAGAAAAACAAGTAGCAGAGCAATTATTAGAAATTAAAGCCGTCTTTTTAAAACCAAACGACCCATTCACTTGGGCTTCGGGCATTAAATCGCCTATCTATTGCGATAATCGGCTAACACTCGGTTTTCCAAAAGTTCGCCAGTTTATCGCGGCAGCACTCGCGGAGAAAATAAAAGAAGATTTTGGTGACGTTGATGTAATCGCCGGAACAGCAACAGCAGGGATTCCTCATGCTGCTTGGGTCAGTGATTTACTAGATTTACCAATGGTCTACGTTCGTTCTAAAGCGAAAGAACACGGCAAAGGCAATCAAATCGAAGGCCCCATTTTCAAAGGTCAAAAAGTAGTCGTAATTGAAGATTTGATTTCTACAGGCGGCAGCTCGCTAAAAGCAGTCGAAGCACTAGAACAAGCAGGAGCAGAAGTACTCGGCATCGCGGCCATCTTTACATATGGATTAGAAAAAGGGAATAAATTACTAGCAGAAGCAAATACGAAGCTAGTTACGCTTACTAATTACGATGAGCTTATCGAAGTCGCTCTTACTAAAAACTATGTATCAAAAGAAGACATGCAAACGTTAAAAGAATGGAAGCAAAACCCGGAAACTTGGGGTAAATAA
- the gmk gene encoding guanylate kinase → MTERGLLIVLSGPSGVGKGTVREAVFKDPETSFDYSISMTTRLPREGEQDGVDYYFRSREVFEQAISDGKMLEYAEYVGNYYGTPLEYVEEKLQAGIDIFLEIEVQGAMQVRKAMPEGIFIFLTPPDLSELKNRIIGRGTESMDVVEERMETAKKEIEMMASYDYAVVNDVVDKAVQKIKGIVETEHLKTERVIHRYKKMLEGLQ, encoded by the coding sequence ATGACAGAAAGAGGACTATTAATCGTGCTATCAGGTCCATCAGGTGTGGGAAAAGGAACTGTCCGGGAAGCGGTTTTTAAAGACCCGGAAACAAGTTTTGACTACTCTATCTCGATGACAACACGTCTTCCTCGTGAAGGAGAACAAGACGGCGTTGATTATTATTTTCGTTCACGCGAAGTTTTTGAACAAGCTATTTCTGACGGAAAAATGTTAGAATATGCAGAGTATGTCGGAAATTATTACGGCACTCCGCTTGAATATGTCGAGGAAAAATTACAAGCAGGTATTGATATTTTTCTCGAAATTGAAGTGCAAGGAGCAATGCAAGTTCGAAAAGCAATGCCAGAAGGGATTTTTATTTTCTTAACGCCGCCAGATTTATCTGAACTAAAAAACCGGATTATCGGCCGCGGAACAGAATCAATGGATGTGGTGGAAGAACGAATGGAAACCGCAAAAAAAGAAATCGAAATGATGGCATCGTATGATTATGCTGTAGTAAACGATGTGGTAGACAAAGCTGTTCAAAAAATCAAAGGCATCGTCGAAACAGAACACTTAAAAACCGAGCGAGTAATTCATCGCTACAAAAAAATGTTGGAGGGATTACAATGA
- a CDS encoding YicC/YloC family endoribonuclease, whose product MVKSMTGFGRATKEFEAFKVTIELKAVNHRYSECLFRMPKQLAYLEGKLKKIINKQIKRGRIECFFSITGEQLAKRELHIDWDLADSYYRFIKQASARYELAELPKMSDLLQEQAYLSIEEEVDASSELERLVIETLTRATERLDEMRSMEGAELLLYFKQHLATLEKSLAIIQEEIPVLEKYYQEKIENRLQNIVGENFDQNIVLTEVALLLEKADINEEVERTKSHLKQFYGIILLEEPIGRKLDFLIQEMNREINTIGSKANSLRITEQVVEMKTTLEKIREQVQNVE is encoded by the coding sequence ATGGTGAAAAGCATGACGGGTTTTGGACGTGCCACGAAAGAATTTGAAGCGTTCAAAGTAACCATTGAATTAAAAGCAGTCAACCATCGCTATTCCGAGTGTTTGTTTCGGATGCCAAAACAACTCGCCTATTTAGAAGGAAAACTAAAAAAGATCATTAATAAGCAAATTAAACGTGGTCGAATTGAATGTTTCTTTTCTATTACCGGAGAGCAACTTGCCAAACGCGAATTACATATTGATTGGGACCTTGCAGATAGCTATTACCGTTTTATCAAACAAGCAAGCGCTAGATACGAATTAGCTGAACTGCCGAAAATGAGTGACTTACTTCAAGAACAAGCCTACCTTTCGATTGAGGAAGAAGTAGATGCGAGCAGTGAATTAGAACGATTAGTTATCGAAACACTCACTCGAGCAACCGAACGACTTGATGAAATGAGAAGTATGGAAGGCGCAGAACTGTTGCTTTATTTTAAACAACATCTCGCTACCCTTGAAAAAAGTTTAGCCATCATTCAAGAAGAAATCCCCGTTTTAGAAAAATACTACCAAGAAAAAATAGAAAACCGGCTCCAAAACATAGTCGGTGAAAACTTTGATCAAAACATCGTTCTAACCGAAGTAGCACTTTTACTAGAAAAAGCAGATATCAATGAAGAAGTAGAACGAACAAAGAGCCATTTGAAGCAATTTTATGGTATCATTTTACTGGAAGAGCCAATTGGGCGGAAATTAGATTTTCTTATCCAAGAAATGAATCGTGAAATTAATACAATCGGATCAAAAGCAAATTCGCTTCGAATCACCGAACAAGTCGTGGAAATGAAAACGACACTAGAAAAAATTCGCGAACAAGTGCAAAATGTCGAATGA
- the coaBC gene encoding bifunctional phosphopantothenoylcysteine decarboxylase/phosphopantothenate--cysteine ligase CoaBC has protein sequence MQGKNILLAVSGGIAVYKAVALTSKLTQAGANVKVMMTEHAQEFVPPLSFQVLSKNDVYTDTFDEKKSSVVAHIDLADWADLVIVAPATANVIGKMANGIADDMITTTLLATEAPVWVAPAMNVHMIQHPAVIRNINRLYQDGVRFIEPEEGYLACGYVGRGRLEEPEKIVLRIAEFFQEDEDLLRGEKVLITAGATQEKLDPVRYFTNHSTGKMGFAIAEVAARQGAEVTLVTTSKTLPVPQNVQVEYVESAEEMYLAVKKNQSSQSVFVMTAAVADYTPAKVSEQKIKKQPGDFTIEMKRTKDILLEVGQNKTENQVVIGFAAETENLEANARKKLTTKNADIIVANNVSQPGAGFSLDTNIVTLYRKDGTSKALPLLDKKKVAEHIVQEAANLLRK, from the coding sequence ATGCAAGGAAAAAATATCTTACTCGCAGTGTCTGGTGGCATTGCTGTTTATAAAGCAGTCGCACTTACAAGTAAATTAACGCAAGCTGGCGCAAACGTAAAAGTCATGATGACCGAGCACGCACAAGAATTTGTACCGCCGCTTTCTTTTCAAGTATTATCAAAAAATGATGTATATACCGATACCTTTGATGAAAAAAAATCAAGTGTTGTCGCCCATATTGATTTAGCTGACTGGGCGGATTTAGTTATCGTCGCACCAGCAACAGCTAACGTCATTGGCAAAATGGCAAACGGTATTGCTGATGATATGATCACTACGACACTTCTTGCAACGGAGGCACCTGTATGGGTAGCTCCCGCGATGAACGTCCATATGATTCAACATCCAGCCGTGATTCGTAATATTAACCGCCTTTATCAAGATGGGGTGCGTTTTATTGAACCAGAAGAAGGCTATCTAGCGTGTGGTTACGTTGGCCGCGGTCGTTTAGAAGAACCAGAAAAAATCGTTTTACGAATCGCTGAATTTTTTCAAGAAGATGAGGACTTACTACGCGGTGAAAAAGTTCTGATTACAGCTGGAGCGACACAAGAAAAACTGGATCCGGTACGTTATTTCACAAACCACTCAACTGGCAAAATGGGATTCGCCATCGCTGAAGTTGCCGCAAGACAAGGTGCCGAGGTTACCTTAGTCACAACGAGCAAAACGCTTCCTGTACCCCAAAATGTTCAAGTGGAATATGTCGAATCAGCCGAAGAAATGTACCTTGCAGTCAAGAAAAACCAATCTAGTCAATCCGTTTTTGTAATGACAGCTGCTGTCGCTGATTACACACCAGCCAAAGTTTCTGAACAAAAAATAAAAAAACAACCAGGTGATTTCACGATTGAAATGAAGCGAACAAAAGATATTTTACTCGAAGTTGGTCAAAATAAAACCGAAAATCAAGTTGTCATCGGTTTTGCGGCGGAGACTGAAAATCTCGAAGCCAACGCACGGAAAAAATTAACAACCAAAAATGCTGATATAATCGTCGCAAATAATGTTAGTCAACCAGGTGCAGGTTTCTCGTTAGACACAAATATCGTCACACTCTACCGAAAAGATGGCACAAGTAAAGCACTACCATTACTCGATAAAAAGAAAGTTGCCGAACATATCGTTCAAGAAGCCGCTAACCTTTTAAGGAAGTGA
- a CDS encoding short chain dehydrogenase codes for MKILLIGASGTLGSAVKERLEKKADVITAGRHSGDVTVDITSVDSIKKMYTQVGKVDAIVSATGSATFSPLTELTPEKNAVTISSKLGGQINLVLLGINSLNDNGSFTLTTGIMMEDPIVQGASAAMANGAVTAFAKSAAIEMPRGLRINTVSPNVLEESWGRLEPFFQGFNPVPAERVSRAFEKSVFGAQTGESYKVY; via the coding sequence ATGAAAATTTTATTAATTGGTGCTTCTGGTACGCTTGGTTCTGCGGTGAAGGAACGTTTGGAGAAAAAAGCGGATGTGATAACTGCTGGAAGACATAGTGGGGATGTAACAGTCGATATTACGAGTGTGGATAGTATTAAAAAAATGTATACGCAAGTTGGCAAAGTCGATGCGATTGTTTCTGCAACTGGTAGTGCCACTTTTTCCCCCTTAACGGAATTAACACCAGAAAAAAATGCTGTTACGATAAGTAGCAAATTGGGTGGTCAAATTAATCTTGTTTTACTGGGAATTAATTCGTTAAATGATAACGGTAGCTTTACGCTTACAACAGGAATTATGATGGAAGATCCAATTGTCCAAGGTGCTTCTGCTGCAATGGCAAATGGTGCGGTTACTGCTTTTGCGAAATCAGCAGCAATCGAAATGCCACGTGGACTCCGGATTAATACGGTTAGTCCTAATGTTTTAGAAGAATCTTGGGGCAGACTGGAACCATTTTTCCAAGGTTTTAATCCTGTTCCAGCCGAACGTGTTTCCCGCGCTTTTGAGAAAAGTGTATTTGGCGCTCAAACTGGCGAAAGTTACAAGGTCTATTAA
- the pyrF gene encoding orotidine-5'-phosphate decarboxylase, translating to MNKPIIALDFQTYQEVESFLAKFSGEALSVKVGMELFYSNGPMIVEKIKQQNHEIFLDLKLHDIPNTVKSAMTGLAKMGVDMVNVHAAGGKKMMEYAREGLEIGATGGKRPLLIAVTQLTSTSEADMHEEQLVKASLLESVIHYSDLTKQAGLDGVVCSALEAEEIKLRNGADFLRVTPGIRLASDGADDQIRVVTPEKARLIGSSHIVVGRSITRAADPVAAYSQVLKEWNA from the coding sequence ATGAATAAACCAATTATCGCGCTAGATTTCCAAACATATCAAGAAGTAGAAAGCTTTTTAGCTAAATTTTCCGGCGAGGCATTATCCGTAAAAGTGGGTATGGAACTTTTTTACAGCAATGGTCCGATGATTGTGGAGAAAATCAAACAGCAAAATCATGAAATTTTTCTTGATTTAAAACTCCACGATATTCCTAACACAGTCAAAAGCGCAATGACTGGCTTAGCAAAAATGGGTGTAGATATGGTAAATGTTCATGCAGCAGGCGGGAAAAAAATGATGGAATATGCGCGTGAAGGTTTAGAAATTGGTGCTACGGGTGGTAAACGTCCGCTCCTTATTGCAGTGACACAATTAACAAGTACAAGTGAAGCAGACATGCACGAGGAACAACTAGTGAAAGCGAGTTTGCTGGAATCAGTCATTCATTACAGTGATTTAACGAAACAAGCTGGGCTAGACGGTGTAGTTTGTTCCGCCCTAGAAGCAGAAGAAATCAAACTACGTAATGGCGCTGACTTTCTACGCGTAACGCCAGGCATTCGGTTAGCAAGTGATGGGGCAGATGATCAAATTCGTGTCGTAACCCCGGAGAAAGCGCGTTTGATTGGCTCGTCTCATATTGTTGTTGGTCGGTCGATTACTCGAGCAGCAGATCCAGTAGCAGCTTATAGTCAAGTATTAAAGGAGTGGAACGCATGA
- the rpoZ gene encoding DNA-directed RNA polymerase subunit omega, which translates to MLYPSIDNLLLKIDSKYSLVTVAAKRARYMQLENDKGVLPSYESDKFVGKALEEIHAGKLVLKNDDK; encoded by the coding sequence ATGTTATATCCATCAATTGATAATTTATTGCTAAAAATCGACTCAAAATACTCGCTAGTTACAGTTGCCGCCAAACGCGCACGCTACATGCAACTAGAAAATGATAAAGGCGTATTGCCGAGTTATGAGTCCGACAAATTTGTTGGGAAAGCACTAGAAGAAATTCACGCTGGTAAATTAGTTCTAAAAAATGACGACAAATAA
- the fbpA gene encoding Rqc2 family fibronectin-binding protein FbpA, giving the protein MAFDAMFLKSMTEELAEHGESGRIMKIHQPFSHELVLYIRKNRENKRLLISSHPSYARIQWTDDIPENPAQPPMFCMLLRKYLEGAIIESITQLPNERILQFSIRGKDDIGENRFCDLFVEIMGRHSNITLVDRAKNVIVDCIKHVSPAQNSYRTLLPGATYILPPATDKLNPFEVTAEQLLARLDFPAGKLEKQLVQNFAGFSPLLAREIVFRAGNLTADSLVAAFFEVMSLVNQHVGHSAVPNEWRVSNKEDYYFFPLRHIDAEPTESASLSALLDHFYIGKARRDRVHQFAHDLEKLLSNELARSRLKIEKLENTLLETEKADVYRVQGELLTANLHLMERGMNEITVENFYDDMKKMTIPLDTRKTPSANAQSYFSRYQKLRNAVEVVKEQIALTKEEITYLESVESQLETSGPQDVEEIRQELAEQGYLRYKQKKGSRKKATLPAPEKYTSSTGLSILVGKNNKQNDYLTNKLARNNDLWFHVKDLPGSHVVIQSNAPDETSITEAAMIAAYYSKARLSATVPVDGTLVKHVKKPNGAKPGYVIYDNQTTYFVTPDEKLILALKN; this is encoded by the coding sequence ATGGCGTTTGATGCGATGTTTTTAAAATCAATGACGGAAGAACTTGCAGAACACGGCGAAAGTGGTCGAATTATGAAAATCCACCAACCATTTTCGCATGAACTTGTTTTATATATCCGAAAAAACCGTGAAAATAAACGGCTACTCATTTCTTCGCATCCTAGCTATGCAAGAATTCAGTGGACCGATGATATTCCAGAAAATCCAGCTCAACCTCCGATGTTTTGTATGCTGCTCCGGAAATATCTTGAAGGTGCGATTATTGAATCCATTACGCAACTTCCGAATGAACGGATTTTGCAATTTAGTATTCGTGGCAAAGATGATATTGGCGAAAATCGTTTTTGTGATTTGTTTGTTGAAATCATGGGACGCCATAGTAATATCACACTGGTTGACCGCGCAAAAAATGTGATTGTTGACTGCATTAAACACGTTTCTCCGGCACAAAATAGTTATCGGACACTTTTACCCGGCGCAACTTACATTTTACCGCCAGCAACTGACAAATTGAATCCGTTCGAAGTGACTGCCGAACAACTGCTAGCTAGACTTGATTTTCCAGCTGGCAAACTCGAAAAACAACTCGTTCAAAATTTTGCTGGTTTTAGTCCACTGCTCGCTCGAGAAATTGTTTTTCGGGCCGGTAATCTAACGGCTGATTCGCTTGTTGCTGCTTTTTTTGAAGTAATGTCACTTGTAAATCAGCATGTAGGACATTCAGCCGTTCCAAATGAATGGCGCGTTTCAAATAAGGAAGATTACTATTTCTTCCCGCTACGCCATATTGATGCTGAACCAACCGAATCTGCCAGTTTAAGCGCGCTTTTGGACCATTTTTATATTGGAAAAGCAAGACGAGACCGGGTGCACCAATTTGCACATGATTTGGAAAAACTCTTGTCGAACGAACTAGCTCGAAGCAGACTGAAAATCGAAAAACTCGAAAACACACTACTCGAAACTGAAAAAGCAGATGTTTACCGCGTTCAAGGTGAGCTATTAACGGCCAATCTTCATTTGATGGAGCGTGGTATGAACGAGATTACAGTCGAGAATTTTTATGATGATATGAAAAAAATGACGATTCCGCTTGATACTCGGAAAACTCCTTCTGCCAACGCGCAAAGCTATTTTAGTCGTTACCAAAAGCTGCGAAATGCTGTCGAAGTAGTAAAAGAACAGATTGCGCTGACAAAAGAAGAAATCACTTATTTGGAATCGGTTGAATCGCAACTAGAAACATCCGGTCCGCAAGATGTAGAAGAAATCCGCCAAGAACTAGCTGAACAAGGCTACCTGCGCTACAAACAGAAAAAAGGCAGCCGCAAAAAAGCGACTTTACCAGCTCCAGAGAAATATACTTCTTCGACTGGATTATCTATTTTAGTTGGAAAAAATAATAAGCAAAATGACTATTTAACGAACAAATTAGCGCGAAATAATGATCTTTGGTTCCATGTAAAAGACTTACCGGGCTCACATGTCGTAATTCAGTCGAATGCACCAGATGAGACTTCTATTACCGAGGCTGCAATGATTGCGGCTTACTATTCCAAAGCCCGTCTCTCAGCTACAGTCCCAGTTGACGGAACTCTAGTCAAACATGTCAAAAAACCAAACGGCGCCAAACCTGGTTATGTGATTTATGATAACCAAACGACTTATTTTGTCACACCAGATGAAAAGCTTATTTTAGCGTTGAAAAATTAG
- a CDS encoding dihydroorotate dehydrogenase: MNPLAVEIPGLSLKNPIMPASGCFGFGQEYSKYYDLNELGAIMAKAVTPEPRRGNPTPRVAETASGMLNAIGLQNPGLEHVLAHELPFLEQFDTPIIANVAGATEEDYVKVCARIGESKAVKAIELNISCPNVKHGGIAFGTDPEVAHRLTKAVKAVASVPVYVKLSPNVADIVSIAQAIESAGADGLTMINTLLGMRIDLKTRKPIIANGTGGLSGPAIKPVAIRMIHQVRAVSNIPIIGMGGVQTVDDVLEFLIAGADAVAIGTMNFTDPFICPKLIAELPNRMDELNISSLQQLKKERENQ, encoded by the coding sequence ATGAACCCGCTAGCAGTAGAAATTCCCGGTTTATCGCTAAAAAATCCGATTATGCCTGCATCTGGCTGTTTTGGCTTCGGGCAAGAATATAGTAAATACTATGATTTAAATGAACTAGGCGCTATCATGGCGAAAGCAGTCACACCAGAACCAAGACGCGGAAATCCAACCCCAAGAGTAGCTGAAACCGCGAGTGGAATGCTCAATGCAATCGGTTTGCAAAATCCAGGATTAGAACATGTTTTAGCGCATGAACTACCATTTTTGGAACAATTTGATACACCGATTATTGCTAATGTAGCAGGGGCAACGGAAGAAGATTATGTTAAAGTGTGCGCTCGAATTGGTGAATCAAAAGCGGTTAAAGCGATTGAGTTAAATATCTCTTGTCCGAATGTTAAACATGGCGGAATTGCTTTTGGAACAGACCCAGAAGTAGCCCATCGTTTGACGAAAGCAGTCAAAGCGGTCGCTAGTGTTCCGGTGTATGTTAAATTATCGCCAAATGTTGCGGATATCGTTTCTATCGCTCAAGCAATCGAATCAGCTGGAGCAGATGGGCTCACGATGATTAATACGTTACTTGGTATGCGAATAGATTTAAAGACACGAAAACCAATAATTGCGAATGGAACGGGGGGGCTTTCTGGACCCGCAATCAAACCAGTGGCTATTCGGATGATTCACCAAGTACGAGCAGTAAGTAATATTCCAATTATCGGCATGGGTGGCGTACAAACAGTAGATGATGTTTTAGAATTCCTTATTGCAGGCGCTGATGCTGTGGCAATTGGAACGATGAATTTCACTGATCCATTTATCTGTCCAAAACTAATCGCCGAACTACCAAATCGCATGGATGAACTTAACATTTCTTCCTTACAACAACTCAAAAAGGAGCGAGAAAATCAATGA